A stretch of Bradyrhizobium sp. AZCC 2262 DNA encodes these proteins:
- a CDS encoding Rossmann-like and DUF2520 domain-containing protein, which yields MSTALAALRIGFIGAGRVAQTLAPAFDRANLNITAFYNRGPDAARRLGSRVPSARPMTHAQEVVDICDVVFLAVSDDAILPVCRDLRWEARHRVVHCSGATELAALDHAKSAGALTGGFHPMQMFANPDVALEGLRGCTVGIEAEPDFRRELEMLATSIGCEPLALPAGVRALYHASAYYVGPFLIALLKEGVELWKSFGASEADALRAMMPLLRGTVAAVLDGGLANGMGGCVARGDVGTILKHLEALDARFPSSGALYRELALRNVPLGVERGTLSSRRAAEIENLLLRTRTN from the coding sequence ATGAGCACGGCGCTGGCGGCGTTGAGAATCGGCTTCATCGGCGCCGGTCGTGTGGCGCAAACGCTCGCGCCGGCGTTTGACCGCGCCAACCTGAACATCACGGCTTTTTACAACCGTGGCCCCGATGCGGCGCGTCGCCTGGGATCCCGGGTACCGTCAGCCCGGCCGATGACCCATGCGCAAGAGGTCGTGGACATCTGCGATGTGGTCTTCCTGGCGGTGAGCGACGACGCGATCCTGCCGGTCTGCCGCGATTTGCGGTGGGAGGCGCGTCACCGCGTCGTCCATTGCAGCGGAGCGACCGAACTGGCGGCGCTGGATCACGCGAAATCCGCAGGCGCCCTAACCGGCGGATTTCATCCGATGCAGATGTTTGCAAATCCCGACGTCGCGCTCGAGGGGTTGCGCGGATGCACCGTCGGCATCGAAGCAGAACCCGATTTCAGGCGTGAGCTGGAAATGCTCGCGACCAGCATCGGGTGCGAACCGCTGGCGCTGCCGGCTGGCGTGCGAGCGCTTTATCATGCCTCGGCCTACTATGTCGGTCCGTTCCTGATCGCTCTGCTCAAGGAAGGCGTCGAACTCTGGAAGAGTTTTGGCGCCAGCGAGGCAGACGCGCTGCGTGCCATGATGCCGCTGCTGCGGGGGACGGTCGCAGCCGTTCTTGACGGCGGACTGGCCAACGGCATGGGCGGGTGCGTGGCGCGCGGGGACGTTGGAACGATCCTCAAGCACCTCGAAGCATTGGACGCGCGCTTTCCTTCCTCGGGCGCGTTGTACCGCGAACTGGCTCTCCGCAATGTCCCGCTCGGAGTCGAGCGCGGCACACTCAGCTCCCGGCGCGCGGCAGAGATCGAGAATCTGCTTCTGCGGACTCGGACGAATTAG
- a CDS encoding class II aldolase/adducin family protein — MHQTEIRSVNDIRAAVGEEEWATRVDLAACYRLVALYGMTDLIYNHISAQVPAHDDQYLINPYGMLYEEITASSLVKIDIDGRTLLQPDHGYNVNVAGFYLHAPIHRARPDVKCVLHTHTRAGTAVSALAEGLLPLSQTAMRFHGRIGYHDFEGPAIDRDECDRVVADLGRNNVLVLRNHGLLACGNTIPQAFNAIYWLEQACRIQVDALGCGRPLHAPTETAIDNTVTCFAGTEITLDNERDTNPVLNEAAQNLQAGYGLLEWPALLRRLDRIDGSYAQ; from the coding sequence ATGCATCAAACCGAAATTCGCTCCGTCAACGACATCCGGGCCGCCGTGGGGGAAGAGGAGTGGGCGACCCGCGTCGATCTCGCGGCGTGTTACCGATTGGTGGCGCTCTATGGAATGACCGACCTGATCTACAACCACATCAGTGCACAGGTCCCGGCGCATGACGACCAATATCTGATCAATCCATATGGCATGCTGTACGAGGAAATCACCGCGTCGAGCCTCGTCAAGATCGATATCGATGGCCGGACCTTGCTGCAGCCCGATCACGGCTACAATGTCAACGTGGCCGGATTCTATCTGCATGCCCCAATCCACCGGGCGCGGCCCGACGTAAAATGCGTTCTCCATACTCACACCAGGGCCGGCACGGCCGTCAGTGCGCTCGCCGAAGGGCTGCTTCCGCTGTCCCAGACGGCGATGCGGTTTCACGGGCGGATCGGCTATCACGACTTCGAGGGACCGGCGATCGATCGGGACGAATGCGACCGGGTTGTCGCCGATCTCGGCCGAAACAACGTGCTGGTTCTACGCAATCATGGCCTGCTGGCCTGCGGCAACACGATTCCGCAGGCGTTCAATGCCATCTATTGGCTGGAGCAGGCTTGCCGGATACAGGTCGACGCGCTCGGCTGCGGACGGCCGCTTCACGCGCCGACCGAAACGGCGATCGACAACACCGTGACCTGCTTCGCGGGCACCGAGATCACGCTGGACAACGAGCGCGATACCAATCCGGTATTGAACGAAGCGGCGCAAAATCTGCAAGCCGGCTACGGCCTGCTGGAATGGCCGGCGCTGTTACGAAGGCTCGATCGCATCGACGGGAGCTATGCTCAATGA
- a CDS encoding acyl-CoA dehydrogenase family protein translates to MNVRVQPVAIVEAKTTPIATHEVRNQARPPLGFNAFDGDRALSSLIAKIAPWAKDKLSALGAHAGCESVQEAARLANEHEPKLVTHDRYGNRNDWVEFHPAWHQLMALAFQSEVHSLAWSTSEPNGHLARAALSYLWNQIENGVGCPTGMAYAAIAGFSGKPQFAMWRERTLVADYDPRRLPIDAKRAAVIGYAMTEKQGGSDLRETQTTAHFIERGAHGEIYSLTGHKWFFSVPVADGFYTLARTESGVSCLFVPRLLPDGSANRIFIQRLKDKCGNRSNASSEIEYHDTWSILVGEEGRGIREILSHAHLTRLDFAVGSAGLMRQALSLALNHAQTRTAFGKPMSELPMQRNVLADLALESEAAMLGALRIARATDGLQISEHERLLARVATPVVKFWNCQRAPSFSYECLQVHGGNGFIMENAMARLYREAPLNSIWEGTSNMMCMDVLRAMQRDARCRDAFVDELRASRGVSRIYDRSTEDLADRLRARYPDDGHARALVTRMSHALQAAEMLQHGDADAADLFVKSRLDMDGMHVFGALPSSEGLARIVERASVIRH, encoded by the coding sequence ATGAACGTGCGCGTCCAGCCGGTTGCTATCGTGGAAGCGAAAACCACTCCGATTGCGACCCACGAAGTCCGCAATCAGGCGCGGCCACCCCTCGGTTTCAACGCGTTCGATGGCGACCGGGCGCTGAGCAGCCTGATCGCAAAGATCGCGCCGTGGGCGAAGGACAAGCTTTCCGCGCTCGGAGCCCACGCCGGCTGCGAATCCGTGCAGGAGGCCGCGCGACTTGCCAACGAGCACGAACCGAAACTTGTGACCCATGACCGGTATGGCAACCGTAATGATTGGGTCGAGTTTCATCCGGCCTGGCATCAACTGATGGCGCTGGCGTTCCAAAGCGAGGTCCATAGTCTGGCGTGGTCGACGAGCGAGCCGAATGGACATTTGGCGCGCGCGGCGCTGAGTTACCTCTGGAATCAGATCGAGAACGGCGTCGGTTGCCCCACCGGGATGGCTTACGCCGCAATCGCCGGATTTTCCGGCAAGCCGCAATTTGCGATGTGGCGGGAGCGAACGCTGGTGGCGGACTACGATCCGCGTCGTCTTCCGATCGACGCCAAGCGTGCGGCGGTCATCGGCTATGCGATGACCGAGAAGCAGGGCGGCTCCGATCTGCGTGAAACCCAGACGACAGCACATTTCATCGAACGCGGCGCTCACGGCGAGATCTATTCGCTCACCGGCCACAAATGGTTTTTCTCGGTGCCGGTGGCCGACGGGTTCTACACGCTGGCGCGAACCGAATCCGGCGTAAGCTGTCTGTTCGTGCCGCGCCTGCTGCCCGATGGCAGCGCCAACCGCATCTTCATTCAGCGTTTGAAGGACAAGTGCGGCAACCGTTCAAACGCTTCGAGCGAGATCGAGTACCACGACACGTGGTCGATCCTTGTCGGCGAAGAAGGGCGCGGCATCAGGGAAATCCTTTCGCATGCTCATCTGACCAGGCTGGATTTTGCGGTCGGCTCCGCCGGACTTATGCGGCAGGCCTTGAGCCTGGCATTGAACCACGCGCAAACGCGAACGGCGTTTGGCAAGCCCATGTCCGAGCTTCCCATGCAACGCAATGTGCTCGCCGACCTCGCACTCGAGAGCGAGGCGGCGATGCTTGGCGCACTTCGGATCGCGCGTGCGACTGACGGCCTGCAGATCAGCGAACACGAACGGCTCCTGGCGCGGGTTGCCACGCCCGTGGTGAAGTTCTGGAATTGTCAGCGCGCGCCGTCTTTCAGCTACGAGTGCCTGCAGGTGCACGGCGGCAATGGCTTCATCATGGAGAACGCGATGGCGCGCCTTTACCGCGAGGCGCCGCTGAATTCGATATGGGAGGGCACCTCGAACATGATGTGCATGGATGTTCTGCGGGCAATGCAACGGGATGCACGCTGCCGGGACGCATTTGTCGACGAACTGCGTGCGAGCAGGGGTGTCAGCCGGATATACGACAGGAGCACGGAAGATCTCGCCGATCGATTGCGTGCACGATACCCGGATGATGGGCATGCGAGGGCGCTGGTCACCCGAATGTCGCATGCGTTGCAGGCTGCCGAGATGTTGCAGCATGGCGATGCCGATGCCGCCGATCTCTTCGTGAAATCCAGGCTGGACATGGATGGGATGCACGTATTCGGCGCTCTTCCGTCGTCGGAAGGTCTTGCCCGGATCGTGGAGCGCGCCTCCGTCATCCGTCACTAA
- a CDS encoding TetR/AcrR family transcriptional regulator: protein MAIAAIRLNQLVETKARILDAARDAVALSGWKDAQIALIAARAGVATGSVYRYFDSKADLYAQVLGLVSEREVAVVAAIVDAEGSASQCLVDAIYTFSIRAMRGRRLAYALIAEPCEPEIDAARLKYRAALADQIARLVRRGIASGEFVQIDANVAASCVTGAFMEALVGPLAPEAAPDSDAAKAIAQAIAGLSARMLFRRATPELTFVSKVSA from the coding sequence ATGGCAATAGCCGCTATTCGCCTCAATCAACTCGTTGAAACCAAAGCGCGCATTCTGGATGCCGCACGAGACGCCGTGGCGCTGAGTGGGTGGAAGGATGCCCAGATCGCCCTGATCGCCGCACGGGCAGGGGTGGCAACAGGCAGCGTGTACCGCTACTTCGACTCCAAGGCGGATCTGTACGCGCAAGTGCTCGGGCTGGTCTCCGAGCGCGAGGTGGCCGTGGTCGCCGCGATCGTCGACGCGGAGGGATCTGCGTCCCAATGTCTGGTGGACGCGATTTACACCTTCTCGATACGGGCGATGCGCGGCCGCCGTCTGGCCTACGCGCTGATCGCCGAACCATGCGAGCCGGAGATCGACGCCGCACGCCTGAAATACCGGGCGGCCCTGGCCGATCAAATCGCCAGGCTCGTCCGGCGCGGCATCGCCAGCGGCGAATTCGTCCAGATCGACGCGAACGTCGCGGCATCGTGCGTGACCGGCGCTTTCATGGAGGCCCTGGTCGGTCCTCTGGCGCCGGAAGCGGCCCCCGATTCCGACGCAGCGAAGGCGATCGCACAGGCGATCGCAGGGCTTTCCGCGCGCATGCTGTTTCGGCGCGCCACGCCTGAATTGACATTCGTATCGAAAGTCTCCGCATGA
- a CDS encoding phosphorylase: MDSSVDRNSNDPRPVLIVTGLVQEARIAAGPGMIVICSSSDPQQLRALLATLDSTTFRGVISFGVAGGLDPSLKSGDVVVATEVLAGDTRFLAGLALNEEMIARAALHRRRVVRGGLAGVEQVIAATACKAALHSETGAAAVDMESHIAAAYAAEAGLPFAALRVISDPASRALPALAKSAIKPNGDIDLRKVLRGVARNPRSLRALVSTGIDFNRALRSLRGCRGFLHGEEGLATAEI; this comes from the coding sequence GTGGACAGTTCGGTTGATCGCAATTCGAATGATCCGCGGCCGGTTTTGATCGTAACAGGATTGGTGCAGGAGGCCCGCATCGCGGCCGGGCCCGGCATGATTGTCATCTGCAGTTCCAGCGACCCGCAGCAATTGCGTGCACTGCTGGCAACGCTGGATTCCACCACTTTCAGGGGTGTCATCTCGTTCGGCGTCGCTGGCGGGCTCGATCCGTCTTTGAAATCGGGCGACGTGGTGGTGGCGACCGAGGTGCTGGCCGGCGATACCCGATTTCTGGCAGGTCTGGCGCTGAACGAGGAAATGATCGCCCGTGCCGCGCTGCACCGCCGGCGCGTGGTCCGCGGCGGCCTGGCCGGCGTGGAGCAGGTGATTGCGGCGACCGCCTGCAAGGCCGCGCTGCATTCGGAGACGGGCGCAGCGGCGGTTGATATGGAGAGCCATATTGCCGCAGCCTATGCGGCCGAGGCCGGCCTGCCGTTCGCGGCGCTGCGGGTCATCTCCGATCCCGCCAGCCGGGCGCTTCCGGCACTGGCCAAGAGCGCCATCAAGCCGAACGGCGACATCGACCTCCGCAAGGTGCTGCGCGGGGTGGCGCGCAATCCGAGGTCGCTGCGCGCGCTGGTCTCGACCGGAATCGATTTCAATCGTGCGCTGCGCTCCCTGCGCGGCTGCCGCGGCTTCCTGCACGGCGAAGAGGGGCTTGCCACCGCGGAGATCTGA
- the shc gene encoding squalene--hopene cyclase, with product MLSVDKTIAVDPVATVDSVATVDPVALEKSISSATEALLGYRQSDGHFVFELEADSTIPAEYILLRHYLGEPVDSALEAKIANYLRRTQGNHGGWPLVQDGPFDMSASVKSYFALKMIGDSVDAPHMVRAREAIHSHGGAARVNVFTRFLLAFYGVLSWRAVPVLPVEIMLLPMWSPFHINKISYWARTTIVPLMVMAALKPLAKNPKGVGIDELFLQDPKSVGMNAKAPHQSWGWFTLFSTLDKILRVIEPLFPKKLRQRAIDAALAFTEERLNGEDGMGAIYPPMANIVMMYEALGKGPDFPPRAVTRRGIDKLLVIGEHEAYCQPCVSPVWDTALTCHALAEAGGEDTIKKMEQGLDWLKPRQVLDLKGDWAVKAPDVRPGGWAFQYNNDYYPDLDDTAVVVMAMDRARRASGSKEYDQAISRGREWIEGLQSRDGGWAAFDVNNLEYYLNNIPFSDHGALLDPPTEDVTARCISMLAQLGETAETSKAVADGIAYLRRTQLPEGSWYGRWGLNYVYGTWSVLCALNAAGVSHQDPMIRKAADWLLSIQNGDGGWGEDAVSYRLDYKGFEGAPSTSSQTAWALLGLMAAGEVENPAIVQGVEYLKATQTEKGLWDEARYTATGFPRVFYLRYHGYSKFFPLWALARYRNLRSTNSRVVGVGM from the coding sequence ATGCTTTCCGTAGACAAAACAATTGCAGTCGATCCCGTCGCGACAGTCGACTCCGTCGCGACAGTCGACCCCGTCGCGCTGGAGAAGAGCATCTCGTCCGCGACCGAAGCGCTGCTCGGCTACCGGCAATCCGATGGACACTTTGTGTTCGAGCTGGAAGCCGACAGCACCATTCCGGCGGAATACATCCTGCTGCGCCACTATCTCGGCGAGCCCGTCGACAGCGCGCTGGAAGCCAAGATCGCGAACTATCTGCGCCGCACGCAAGGCAATCACGGCGGCTGGCCGCTGGTGCAGGACGGTCCGTTCGACATGAGCGCCAGCGTCAAATCCTATTTCGCGCTGAAGATGATCGGCGATTCCGTCGATGCGCCGCATATGGTCCGCGCGCGCGAGGCGATCCACAGCCACGGCGGCGCTGCCCGCGTCAACGTCTTCACGCGATTCCTGCTGGCTTTCTACGGGGTGCTGAGCTGGCGCGCGGTGCCGGTGCTGCCGGTCGAGATCATGCTGCTGCCGATGTGGTCGCCGTTCCACATCAACAAGATTTCCTATTGGGCGCGCACCACGATCGTGCCGCTGATGGTGATGGCGGCGCTGAAGCCTTTGGCGAAAAATCCCAAGGGCGTCGGTATCGACGAGTTGTTTCTGCAGGACCCCAAGTCGGTCGGGATGAACGCGAAGGCGCCGCATCAAAGCTGGGGCTGGTTCACGCTGTTCAGCACGCTCGACAAGATCCTGCGGGTCATTGAGCCGTTGTTTCCGAAGAAGCTGCGCCAGCGCGCGATCGACGCCGCGCTGGCTTTCACCGAAGAGCGGCTCAACGGCGAGGACGGCATGGGCGCGATCTATCCGCCGATGGCCAACATCGTCATGATGTATGAGGCGCTCGGCAAGGGACCGGATTTTCCGCCGCGTGCGGTCACCCGCAGGGGCATCGACAAGCTTCTGGTGATCGGCGAGCACGAGGCCTATTGCCAGCCCTGTGTCTCGCCGGTGTGGGACACCGCGCTGACCTGCCACGCGCTGGCGGAAGCCGGCGGCGAAGATACGATCAAGAAGATGGAGCAGGGCCTCGACTGGCTGAAGCCGAGGCAGGTGCTTGACCTCAAGGGGGACTGGGCGGTGAAGGCGCCCGATGTCCGTCCGGGCGGCTGGGCGTTCCAGTACAACAATGACTATTACCCCGATCTCGACGACACCGCCGTGGTGGTGATGGCGATGGACCGTGCGCGCCGGGCCTCGGGCAGCAAGGAATACGACCAGGCGATCTCGCGCGGCCGCGAGTGGATCGAGGGCTTGCAGAGCCGCGACGGCGGCTGGGCCGCCTTCGACGTCAACAACCTCGAATACTACCTCAACAACATCCCGTTCTCCGACCACGGCGCGCTGCTCGATCCGCCGACCGAGGACGTCACCGCGCGCTGTATCTCGATGCTGGCGCAGCTTGGCGAGACCGCAGAGACCAGCAAGGCGGTGGCGGACGGGATCGCCTATCTTCGCCGCACGCAGCTCCCGGAGGGCTCGTGGTATGGCCGCTGGGGCCTGAATTATGTCTACGGAACCTGGTCGGTGCTCTGTGCGCTAAATGCCGCAGGGGTGAGCCACCAGGACCCGATGATTCGCAAGGCGGCGGATTGGCTGCTCTCTATCCAGAATGGGGACGGTGGCTGGGGCGAAGATGCGGTCAGCTACCGACTCGATTACAAGGGATTTGAGGGCGCCCCATCGACCTCCTCGCAAACGGCATGGGCCTTGCTTGGACTGATGGCGGCAGGAGAGGTCGAAAACCCGGCCATTGTGCAGGGTGTGGAGTACCTAAAAGCCACACAGACCGAGAAAGGGCTGTGGGATGAGGCGCGATACACGGCAACAGGCTTTCCGCGGGTGTTTTACTTGCGTTATCATGGCTACTCGAAGTTCTTTCCGCTCTGGGCGCTGGCGCGGTACCGAAATTTGAGAAGCACCAACAGCAGGGTGGTAGGGGTCGGGATGTGA
- the hpnE gene encoding hydroxysqualene dehydroxylase HpnE codes for MQKNAHIIGAGISGLSAAVRLANANYRVHVHEATQQAGGRCRSYFDAATNLTIDNGNHLLLSGNRHALAYARSIGTEAGLVGPKVAQFPFVDIMTGQRWQLDLGDGKLPLWVFDEARRVPDTKLLDYLALAPLIWAGTGKLVGDTIPCKGTLYQRLVQPLLLAALNVDPPEGSAGLAGAIVRETLLAGGQACRPLIARDGLSAVLVEPAIKLLQDKGASIQFGHELREFAMTGGNVGELKFGSDAIALGPDDVVVLAVPPRPAAALLPGLKTPSKFRAIVNAHFRFDPPRDAVPILGVVGGLVEWLFAFPQRLSVTISNGDRLVDMPREELALAIWRDVCKAAGLQGDLPLPPWQIVRERRATFEATPEQNALRPGAVTSFKNLFLAGDWTDTGLPATIEGSIRSGDRAADLVLARP; via the coding sequence ATGCAGAAAAACGCTCATATTATCGGCGCCGGCATTTCCGGCCTCTCGGCCGCCGTACGGCTGGCCAACGCCAATTACCGGGTGCATGTCCACGAGGCCACGCAGCAGGCCGGCGGCCGATGCCGGTCCTATTTCGACGCCGCCACCAATCTCACCATCGACAACGGCAACCATTTGCTGTTGTCCGGCAACCGCCATGCGCTGGCCTACGCCAGATCGATCGGCACCGAGGCCGGGCTGGTCGGGCCGAAGGTTGCGCAGTTTCCCTTCGTCGACATCATGACCGGCCAGCGCTGGCAACTCGACCTCGGCGACGGCAAATTGCCGCTATGGGTGTTCGACGAGGCGCGCCGCGTCCCCGATACGAAACTGCTCGATTATCTTGCATTGGCGCCGCTGATCTGGGCAGGCACCGGCAAACTGGTCGGCGATACGATCCCCTGCAAGGGCACGCTGTACCAGCGGCTGGTGCAGCCGCTGCTGCTTGCCGCGCTCAATGTCGACCCGCCCGAGGGTTCGGCGGGCCTGGCCGGCGCGATCGTGCGGGAAACGCTGCTGGCGGGTGGGCAGGCCTGCCGGCCGCTGATCGCACGCGATGGCCTCAGCGCAGTGCTGGTCGAGCCGGCGATCAAGCTGTTGCAGGACAAGGGCGCCTCGATCCAGTTCGGCCATGAGCTGCGCGAATTCGCGATGACGGGCGGCAATGTCGGCGAACTGAAATTCGGCAGCGACGCGATTGCGCTCGGCCCCGACGACGTCGTGGTGCTCGCGGTGCCGCCGCGCCCGGCGGCGGCGTTGCTGCCGGGCCTGAAGACGCCGTCGAAATTCCGCGCCATCGTCAATGCGCATTTCCGCTTCGATCCGCCCCGCGATGCCGTGCCCATCCTCGGCGTGGTCGGTGGTCTCGTGGAGTGGCTGTTCGCATTCCCGCAGCGGCTGTCGGTCACCATCAGCAATGGCGACCGACTTGTCGACATGCCACGCGAAGAACTCGCGCTGGCGATCTGGCGGGATGTCTGCAAGGCCGCGGGCCTGCAGGGTGATTTGCCGTTGCCGCCCTGGCAGATCGTGCGCGAGCGCCGCGCGACGTTCGAGGCCACGCCGGAGCAGAACGCGCTGCGCCCGGGGGCGGTGACATCATTCAAAAACCTGTTTCTCGCCGGCGACTGGACTGATACGGGATTGCCGGCAACCATCGAAGGATCGATACGGTCGGGCGACCGCGCCGCCGATCTGGTGCTGGCCAGGCCTTAA
- the hpnD gene encoding presqualene diphosphate synthase HpnD, giving the protein MTLQTAAANADYGTTASGSSFYAAMRVLPRNQREAMFQIYSFCRQVDDIADSDGPRPERLAALQQWRDDIDALYHGHPPPRLQDYAASVKTFGLKREDFLAIVDGMEMDVPQDIRAPDLATLDLYCDRVASAVGRLSVRVFGMPEEDGILLAHHLGRALQLTNILRDIDEDAGLGRLYLPRESLLLAGITSDNPQKVTADRALPKVCLPLAERAKKHFEKSDEIMKRNSRRVVRAPRIMSKYYRAILDLLLARGFSAPREPVRVHKWAKIAILLRYAII; this is encoded by the coding sequence ATGACGTTGCAGACGGCGGCGGCCAACGCAGATTACGGCACCACCGCTTCCGGCAGTTCATTCTACGCCGCGATGCGCGTCCTGCCGCGCAACCAGCGCGAGGCGATGTTCCAGATCTACAGCTTCTGCCGGCAGGTCGACGACATCGCCGATTCAGACGGGCCGCGGCCCGAGCGGCTGGCCGCCCTGCAGCAATGGCGCGACGACATCGATGCGCTATATCACGGTCATCCGCCGCCGCGCCTGCAAGATTACGCCGCCTCGGTGAAAACCTTCGGCCTCAAGCGAGAGGATTTTCTCGCCATCGTCGACGGCATGGAGATGGATGTGCCCCAGGACATTCGTGCGCCGGATCTTGCCACGCTCGATCTCTATTGCGATCGCGTTGCCAGCGCCGTCGGGCGTCTGTCGGTCAGGGTGTTCGGCATGCCGGAGGAAGACGGCATCCTGCTCGCCCACCATCTCGGCCGCGCGCTGCAATTGACCAATATCCTGCGTGACATCGACGAAGACGCCGGCCTCGGCCGCCTCTATCTGCCGCGCGAAAGCCTGCTGCTTGCCGGCATCACCAGTGACAATCCGCAGAAGGTGACCGCCGATCGCGCACTTCCCAAGGTTTGCCTGCCGCTGGCCGAGCGGGCGAAAAAGCATTTCGAAAAGTCCGACGAGATCATGAAACGCAATTCGCGTCGCGTGGTGCGCGCGCCGCGGATCATGTCGAAATATTACCGTGCGATCCTGGACCTGCTGCTGGCCCGGGGCTTTTCCGCTCCGCGCGAGCCGGTCCGCGTCCATAAATGGGCGAAGATCGCCATCCTTCTCCGTTACGCGATCATCTGA
- the hpnC gene encoding squalene synthase HpnC: MTSASDLRSGKTHRDENFPVASWIIHPRHRALILSFYNFVRTADDIADHATLNADEKLRYLDLLEAELLGKGDTQPEAVSLRRAFAERAMAPRHALDVLVAFRMDVTKLRYENWDDVIHYCRYSAMPVGRFMLDVHGESTSTWAASDALCAGLQINNHLQDCAKDYKNLNRVYLPRDALAASGATVEMLGEAKSQPALLQCLQALAARTETLLDESKSLSAEVKDFRLGLEIAVIQAFADKIVGLLKVRDPLSERVHLSKPELLVQSLGGMVSEMIRRAAGRNPLTKPAAGA; encoded by the coding sequence ATGACCAGTGCGAGCGACCTGCGATCCGGAAAGACCCACCGCGACGAGAATTTTCCTGTCGCGTCGTGGATCATTCATCCGCGTCACCGGGCGCTGATCCTTTCATTCTATAATTTCGTCCGGACGGCTGACGACATCGCAGATCATGCGACGCTCAACGCGGACGAGAAGCTGCGCTATCTCGACCTGCTCGAAGCCGAGTTGCTGGGCAAGGGCGACACGCAACCGGAGGCGGTCAGCCTGCGCCGCGCTTTTGCCGAGCGCGCGATGGCGCCGCGCCATGCGCTCGACGTGCTGGTCGCGTTCCGGATGGACGTCACCAAGCTGCGCTACGAGAACTGGGACGACGTCATTCACTATTGCCGCTATTCGGCCATGCCGGTCGGGCGCTTCATGCTCGACGTCCATGGCGAAAGCACCTCGACCTGGGCTGCATCCGACGCGTTGTGCGCGGGGCTGCAGATCAACAACCATTTGCAGGATTGCGCCAAGGACTACAAAAACCTCAACCGGGTCTACCTGCCGCGCGATGCGCTGGCCGCCAGCGGCGCCACCGTCGAGATGCTGGGCGAGGCGAAGTCGCAGCCGGCGCTGTTGCAATGTCTGCAGGCGCTCGCGGCGCGCACCGAGACGCTGCTCGATGAAAGCAAGTCGCTCAGCGCCGAGGTAAAGGATTTCCGACTCGGGCTCGAGATTGCCGTGATCCAGGCCTTTGCCGACAAGATCGTCGGCCTGCTGAAGGTGCGCGATCCGCTCAGCGAACGCGTGCACCTGAGCAAGCCCGAATTGCTAGTGCAGAGCCTCGGCGGCATGGTCAGCGAAATGATCAGGCGCGCCGCGGGACGCAATCCCCTGACAAAACCGGCGGCCGGCGCATGA